In Anseongella ginsenosidimutans, one genomic interval encodes:
- a CDS encoding phosphatidylinositol-specific phospholipase C/glycerophosphodiester phosphodiesterase family protein has product MIRATLYAGLPAFLFLAACGTQNDYTAANAHSHNDYEQDMPFEQAFHAGFGSVEADVFLRKGELFVAHDAADIRQDRTLNALYLKPIASSGNGRKLQLLIDLKTGADSTLPILEKQLAQYPGITAGSEAGKEAEVKVVISGSRPDPEKWAESPAFIYFDGRPGEEYSAAALEKTGLISDSFRNYTDWDGKQPMDGQVKEQLRKVVQNAHELGKPFRFWAVPDTPLAWELMTELGVDYINTDKIAALADWLKKPR; this is encoded by the coding sequence ATGATCAGAGCAACTTTATATGCGGGCCTGCCGGCTTTTCTATTCCTGGCTGCCTGCGGTACTCAGAACGATTATACGGCGGCGAATGCACATTCCCATAACGACTATGAGCAGGATATGCCTTTTGAACAAGCTTTTCATGCGGGCTTTGGGTCGGTGGAAGCGGATGTTTTCCTGCGGAAAGGAGAATTGTTCGTGGCCCACGATGCAGCGGATATCCGGCAGGACAGAACCCTGAATGCACTTTATTTAAAACCAATAGCCTCATCGGGCAATGGCAGAAAACTTCAGCTGCTGATTGATCTGAAAACGGGCGCGGACAGCACGCTGCCCATATTGGAGAAACAGCTGGCACAGTATCCCGGCATAACTGCGGGCTCTGAAGCGGGGAAGGAAGCAGAAGTAAAGGTAGTGATCAGCGGCAGCCGGCCGGATCCGGAGAAGTGGGCGGAATCGCCGGCATTTATTTACTTTGACGGCCGTCCCGGGGAAGAGTATTCAGCAGCGGCGCTGGAAAAGACGGGCCTTATCAGCGATAGCTTTCGGAATTATACCGATTGGGACGGGAAGCAACCAATGGACGGACAGGTGAAAGAACAACTCCGGAAGGTGGTGCAAAACGCGCATGAGCTGGGAAAGCCGTTTCGCTTCTGGGCCGTTCCGGATACCCCCCTTGCCTGGGAACTGATGACTGAACTGGGAGTGGATTATATTAATACCGATAAAATAGCCGCGCTCGCCGACTGGCTGAAAAAACCGCGCTGA
- the purU gene encoding formyltetrahydrofolate deformylase, with product MDHKTLILVQCRDAVGLVSKIAHVLAACNMNITAMREFVDEGEQQFFARIACAGIDAPDENKLLRELEEALPQGANVLVNPRPEKKVAVLVTREYHCLGDILTRHFFQTLGATVCCVIGNHDHLRAFTEQFSIPFHYISHEGQNQEEFEASILETLGQYEPDYLVLAKFMRILSPEFVAGYRERIINIHHSFLPAFMGAHPYRRAFERGVKLIGATAHFVTTDLDQGPIIAQQTTPVNHNFSVKDMVVAGKGIEKAVLNRALQLVFQDRVFVSGNKTVVFE from the coding sequence ATGGATCACAAGACACTTATTTTGGTACAATGCCGTGATGCGGTTGGGCTTGTATCAAAGATCGCTCATGTGCTGGCAGCCTGCAATATGAATATTACGGCAATGCGTGAATTCGTGGATGAAGGCGAGCAGCAGTTCTTTGCCCGTATCGCTTGCGCAGGAATAGATGCGCCTGATGAAAATAAATTGTTAAGGGAGCTGGAAGAGGCTTTGCCGCAAGGAGCGAACGTGCTGGTGAACCCGCGGCCGGAAAAAAAAGTGGCCGTGCTGGTTACCAGGGAGTATCATTGCCTGGGTGATATTCTTACCCGGCATTTTTTTCAGACCCTGGGTGCTACGGTTTGCTGCGTGATAGGTAATCACGATCATTTGAGGGCTTTTACCGAACAGTTTTCGATCCCTTTTCATTATATCAGTCATGAAGGGCAAAACCAGGAGGAATTTGAGGCATCCATCCTGGAAACGCTCGGGCAATACGAACCGGATTACCTGGTGCTGGCCAAGTTCATGCGCATCCTGTCCCCGGAATTCGTGGCAGGCTACCGGGAACGGATCATAAATATTCATCATTCTTTTTTACCAGCCTTCATGGGAGCGCATCCTTATCGCAGGGCTTTTGAACGAGGTGTAAAGCTCATCGGGGCCACCGCCCATTTTGTAACGACTGACCTGGACCAGGGGCCGATTATCGCACAGCAGACGACGCCCGTTAATCATAATTTCAGTGTGAAAGACATGGTAGTGGCCGGCAAAGGGATCGAAAAGGCAGTACTGAACCGCGCCCTGCAGCTGGTATTCCAGGACAGGGTATTTGTATCGGGAAATAAAACCGTCGTTTTTGAATAA
- a CDS encoding MlaD family protein, with protein sequence MNNADKKRSVIVGIFVLLGVIILVTGILTLGSQQKAFVKSITLTSVFDNVEGLTAGNNVWFSGVKIGTVKKINFHGNSQVEIEMDIESEVREYIRKDALATISSDGFIGNKIVVIHGGSPAAPPVENQDVLKSESPADMMETLQVNNLNLVAITSDLKKITSQIAGGQGTVGALLSDSSLAMDFRAIVSSLKNTASQSEAVSRSLSRFTGKLNQEGTLVNDLLSDTTLYNNLQSAVSQLEAVSVSAAAITKNLEGVSTRLESNNNAIGMLLTDEKVAGTLKSTLENLESSTEKLDENMEALRHNFLFRRYFKNKSKEEAAGNQ encoded by the coding sequence ATGAATAACGCAGATAAAAAACGCTCGGTAATTGTAGGGATATTTGTTTTGCTTGGAGTCATTATCCTGGTAACCGGTATCCTTACCCTGGGAAGCCAGCAGAAAGCGTTTGTGAAAAGTATTACGCTCACCTCGGTATTTGACAATGTGGAAGGACTGACCGCCGGCAATAATGTTTGGTTTTCAGGAGTAAAGATAGGAACGGTCAAGAAGATCAACTTTCACGGGAACTCCCAGGTAGAGATAGAAATGGATATTGAGAGCGAAGTCCGGGAATATATTCGCAAAGACGCACTGGCAACCATCAGTTCAGACGGCTTTATCGGGAATAAGATCGTGGTGATCCACGGGGGAAGCCCGGCGGCGCCGCCTGTGGAAAACCAGGATGTATTGAAATCCGAAAGCCCCGCTGATATGATGGAAACCCTGCAGGTAAATAACCTGAACCTGGTAGCAATTACCAGCGACCTGAAAAAGATCACTTCGCAAATAGCCGGCGGACAAGGTACTGTAGGCGCCCTGCTGTCCGACTCCTCGCTGGCCATGGATTTTCGCGCCATCGTTTCGAGCCTGAAAAATACTGCCAGCCAATCTGAAGCCGTTTCAAGGTCCCTTTCCCGGTTTACCGGCAAGCTCAACCAGGAAGGCACGCTTGTCAATGACCTGCTAAGCGACACTACGCTCTATAATAACCTCCAGTCCGCGGTTTCTCAGCTGGAAGCCGTCAGCGTATCGGCCGCCGCTATTACCAAAAATCTTGAGGGAGTAAGCACCCGCCTGGAAAGCAATAATAATGCAATCGGCATGCTGCTGACGGACGAAAAAGTTGCGGGAACGTTGAAAAGCACGCTTGAAAACCTTGAAAGCAGCACGGAAAAACTTGACGAAAACATGGAAGCCCTCCGTCATAATTTCCTGTTCAGAAGGTATTTCAAAAACAAGTCAAAGGAAGAAGCCGCCGGGAATCAGTAA
- a CDS encoding formylglycine-generating enzyme family protein, translated as MPALLMGIGSFSLRAQDQKPEDYDQEIPGTSLNFKMVGIPAGEFTMGSPENEKGRQEDEGPQHTVKIDPFWMGRYEVTWDVYELFVYKNFEARKSESPISAEADAVTRPTKPYLDMTFGMGKEGHPAISMTQYNALQFCKWLYAKTGVFYRLPTEAEWEYACRAGAETSYSFGDDPAQLGEYAWFAANSDSKTHPVGSKKPNAWGLYDMHGNVMEWTMDQYLPEFYAEFKKNKAADNPLAAPTQLYPRTVRGGSFTDEAAELRSANRIPSQAAWKRIDPQVPKSNWWFPEAPFLGLRLVRPAVTPSKEEIEAYYNVEPIADL; from the coding sequence TTGCCGGCACTTTTGATGGGCATCGGCAGTTTTTCATTGCGGGCTCAGGACCAGAAGCCCGAAGATTATGACCAGGAGATACCCGGAACGTCCCTTAATTTTAAGATGGTCGGTATTCCGGCAGGAGAATTTACTATGGGAAGCCCGGAAAATGAAAAAGGCCGGCAGGAAGATGAAGGACCACAGCATACCGTCAAAATTGATCCTTTCTGGATGGGCCGGTACGAGGTTACCTGGGATGTTTACGAGTTGTTCGTTTATAAAAATTTTGAAGCCCGGAAGAGCGAATCACCTATCAGCGCCGAAGCGGATGCGGTAACGCGTCCTACCAAACCCTACCTGGATATGACGTTCGGTATGGGAAAAGAGGGACACCCGGCAATTAGCATGACCCAATACAATGCGCTCCAATTCTGCAAATGGCTGTACGCCAAAACCGGTGTATTTTATCGTCTGCCAACCGAAGCCGAATGGGAATATGCCTGCCGCGCGGGCGCTGAAACCAGCTATTCTTTCGGAGACGATCCCGCACAACTGGGCGAATACGCCTGGTTCGCCGCTAACAGCGATAGCAAAACGCATCCGGTAGGTTCCAAAAAACCGAACGCCTGGGGGCTTTACGATATGCATGGCAATGTGATGGAATGGACAATGGATCAGTACCTGCCGGAGTTTTATGCGGAGTTTAAAAAGAACAAGGCGGCCGATAACCCATTAGCCGCCCCGACCCAGCTTTATCCACGTACAGTCCGGGGAGGATCTTTCACCGACGAAGCCGCCGAATTACGTTCAGCCAACCGGATCCCTTCCCAGGCCGCCTGGAAGCGTATTGACCCCCAGGTGCCGAAAAGCAACTGGTGGTTCCCGGAAGCGCCTTTCCTGGGACTGCGCCTGGTTCGTCCCGCCGTTACCCCTTCAAAGGAAGAAATTGAAGCTTATTATAATGTGGAACCTATTGCCGATCTTTAG
- a CDS encoding UpxY family transcription antiterminator, with product MTESVTKRKWYVVYTRSRWEKKADQLLKEQGIRSFCPVVKTQRKWADRNKTVEFPLFSSYLFVYADLREQVNVRQTAGIVNFVYHCGKPAVISENEIERIHDIIQCYPDVETMSLPAFQVGDKVKMKNGELMNWKGEIVEIHGKSVVMIIEPLNCALVAKVKVPRAALAIQ from the coding sequence ATGACTGAATCAGTTACTAAAAGAAAATGGTATGTGGTCTACACCCGGTCCCGCTGGGAAAAAAAGGCCGATCAGCTTTTAAAAGAACAGGGCATCCGATCGTTCTGTCCCGTGGTTAAAACACAGCGGAAATGGGCAGACAGAAATAAAACTGTTGAGTTTCCCCTTTTCAGTTCTTATTTGTTCGTATATGCCGATTTGCGGGAGCAGGTTAATGTAAGGCAAACTGCAGGTATCGTAAATTTCGTTTACCACTGCGGCAAGCCGGCGGTGATCAGCGAAAACGAGATTGAACGGATCCATGATATCATCCAGTGTTATCCGGATGTCGAAACAATGAGTTTGCCTGCTTTCCAGGTAGGTGACAAGGTTAAAATGAAGAATGGGGAATTGATGAACTGGAAAGGTGAAATTGTTGAAATTCACGGAAAATCCGTCGTCATGATCATTGAGCCACTGAACTGCGCGCTGGTGGCAAAAGTTAAAGTCCCCCGGGCGGCGCTTGCTATTCAATAA
- a CDS encoding MlaE family ABC transporter permease — translation MAKNVTTRRLDRLFLELFGIYAFTLKFFREAFLPPYELKELIKQCYQVGYKSLPLISMTGFITGIVFTNQSRPSLADFGATSWLPALISIAIIRALAPLVTALIAAGKVGSNIGAELGSMKVSEQIDAMEVSGTNPFKFLVVSRVLATTFMIPVLTMYTAFVALMGAYLNVHQNELTSFATYFNDIFEAISFLDIFSTLIKSIVFGFTIGITSCYTGYHSSKGTEGVGKAANSAVVASMFLIFIEEILVVTIVNYLRFS, via the coding sequence ATGGCGAAGAATGTGACCACCAGGCGGCTGGACCGCTTATTCCTTGAATTATTCGGTATTTATGCCTTTACGCTGAAGTTTTTCAGGGAGGCCTTCCTTCCTCCCTATGAACTGAAAGAGCTGATAAAGCAATGCTATCAGGTGGGCTATAAGTCCCTGCCCCTTATCTCGATGACCGGCTTTATCACCGGTATCGTGTTTACTAACCAATCCAGGCCTTCTCTGGCGGATTTCGGGGCAACATCCTGGCTTCCGGCATTGATCTCCATTGCCATTATCAGGGCGCTGGCCCCGCTGGTCACCGCATTGATCGCCGCCGGAAAGGTTGGATCCAATATTGGCGCCGAACTGGGTTCTATGAAGGTATCCGAACAAATAGATGCCATGGAAGTATCAGGCACCAATCCTTTTAAATTCCTGGTAGTATCGCGGGTGCTTGCCACCACTTTCATGATACCGGTACTAACTATGTACACCGCTTTCGTGGCGCTAATGGGCGCCTACCTGAACGTTCATCAGAATGAACTCACCAGCTTTGCCACCTATTTTAATGATATATTTGAAGCTATTTCGTTCCTGGATATATTTTCAACACTTATAAAATCAATCGTATTCGGTTTTACCATTGGCATTACCTCCTGTTATACAGGTTATCATTCGTCCAAGGGAACCGAAGGAGTAGGAAAAGCAGCTAACTCCGCCGTGGTCGCATCCATGTTCCTGATCTTTATTGAGGAGATACTGGTGGTAACGATCGTCAATTACCTGCGCTTCTCGTGA
- a CDS encoding DinB family protein, with product MKKIPLLLIALFMCSFTVKEPVSAPPRDKQDLLDYFQETGNHLLKSIDGLNNQQMQFKPAEDKWSINQCLEHIILTEKLLFGMAKKVIEQPANPERKKEIKTTDEEIISMMTDRSKKAQAPEAAVPGDTYASTSEAVAAFKEHRKVLTEYIRSTPENLRDHVTDSPMGPVDAYQFLLFTAAHCSRHTLQIEEVKVQPAYPSSD from the coding sequence ATGAAAAAGATCCCCCTTTTGCTGATTGCGCTTTTTATGTGTTCCTTTACAGTAAAGGAACCCGTTTCCGCTCCTCCCCGGGATAAGCAGGACTTACTTGATTATTTCCAGGAAACCGGTAACCATCTGTTGAAAAGCATTGATGGGTTAAATAACCAACAGATGCAGTTTAAACCTGCGGAAGACAAATGGTCCATCAACCAGTGCCTGGAGCATATCATCCTGACGGAGAAATTGCTCTTCGGTATGGCAAAGAAAGTCATAGAACAGCCTGCAAATCCGGAAAGAAAGAAGGAAATAAAAACCACCGATGAGGAGATCATTTCTATGATGACCGATCGTTCAAAGAAGGCCCAGGCGCCGGAAGCCGCTGTTCCGGGCGATACCTACGCCAGCACATCCGAGGCGGTGGCTGCTTTTAAAGAGCATAGGAAAGTGTTAACTGAATATATACGAAGCACACCGGAAAATCTGCGGGACCATGTGACCGACTCACCCATGGGTCCGGTAGACGCCTACCAGTTCCTGTTATTCACAGCCGCTCATTGTTCCAGGCACACCCTTCAGATTGAAGAAGTAAAAGTTCAGCCGGCATATCCCTCAAGCGATTAA
- a CDS encoding NIPSNAP family protein, with the protein MKKSKFSLLLAGSLILLTVTAFRLSAGEPPRQEYYELKIYHLENAEQEQRIDLFLKEAYIPALHRAGIAHVGVFKPIENTKDKKVYVFIPYRSLEQMESLEEKLGKDKTYNVKGKDYLETAYDNPAYQRMEKILLKAFVKMPEMALPQLDAPKSERVYELRSYESPSENLYKNKVKMFNDGDEVGIFSRLGFNAVFYAEVLAGSHMPNLMYMTTFSDKESRDKHWKAFGSDPAWKKLSSMEEYQDNVSHSDILFLRPADYSDI; encoded by the coding sequence ATGAAAAAAAGCAAATTTTCCCTGCTGCTGGCAGGCAGTCTTATTCTCCTGACCGTGACGGCTTTCCGGCTTTCGGCCGGTGAGCCGCCGCGGCAGGAATATTATGAGCTAAAGATCTATCATCTTGAAAACGCAGAACAGGAACAACGCATTGACCTGTTTCTGAAGGAAGCTTATATTCCGGCGCTTCACAGGGCGGGAATAGCGCATGTGGGTGTGTTTAAACCCATTGAAAACACCAAAGACAAAAAGGTGTACGTTTTTATTCCCTACCGCAGCCTGGAGCAGATGGAAAGCCTGGAGGAAAAACTCGGGAAAGACAAAACCTATAACGTGAAGGGGAAAGATTACCTGGAAACTGCCTATGATAATCCCGCTTATCAACGAATGGAAAAGATCCTGCTGAAAGCCTTCGTAAAAATGCCGGAGATGGCACTTCCGCAATTGGATGCCCCTAAAAGCGAGCGGGTGTATGAACTCCGCAGCTACGAAAGCCCTTCGGAAAACCTTTATAAAAACAAGGTGAAGATGTTTAATGACGGAGATGAAGTGGGCATTTTCAGCCGTCTGGGTTTCAACGCGGTATTTTATGCCGAAGTACTGGCCGGAAGCCATATGCCTAACCTGATGTACATGACTACTTTTTCGGACAAAGAATCCCGCGACAAGCATTGGAAAGCCTTTGGCAGCGACCCGGCATGGAAAAAGCTTTCTTCTATGGAAGAATACCAGGATAACGTGTCCCATTCAGATATCCTGTTCCTGAGACCAGCTGACTATTCGGACATTTAA
- a CDS encoding Gfo/Idh/MocA family protein — protein MEKKTIKLETVNDRRAFLKTSAMLAGGTVLSTLPFAGGAYAGAVNDEIKIALIGCGGRGTGAAAQALSTKHNLKLVAMADAFSNRLEDCHKALSQKFGKKVDVPEDRKFVGFDGYKKAIAEADVLLIATPPGFRPIHFEEAIKNNKHVFMEKPVATDSPGIRKVLATAEEAKRKKLNVVVGLQRHYQNSYRETMNRLHDGAIGDIVGGQVFWNSGGVWVRPREAGQTEMEYQMRNWYYFNWLCGDHITEQHVHNIDIANWAKRGYPVKAEGTGGRLVRTGKEHGEIFDHHVVLFTYEDGSIIHSECRHFEGCHNRVDESFQGTKGRAFLSDGGNTGKLWDLKGNAVFDYKDNNDPNPYQQEHDELFAAISAGEFKFADAENAARSTMTSLLGRAATYSGQVVSWDDAINSEISLLPDAFTWDTKPKVLPNEDGYYPHAIPGQTQVI, from the coding sequence ATGGAAAAGAAAACAATAAAGCTGGAAACAGTAAATGACAGGAGGGCATTCCTGAAAACTTCGGCAATGCTTGCCGGAGGGACCGTTTTAAGCACCCTTCCTTTTGCCGGAGGCGCGTACGCCGGAGCGGTGAACGATGAAATAAAAATCGCCCTGATCGGCTGCGGAGGCCGTGGCACGGGCGCAGCGGCACAGGCGCTCAGCACCAAGCATAACCTGAAGCTGGTAGCAATGGCAGATGCTTTCAGTAACCGCCTGGAAGACTGCCATAAAGCACTCTCTCAAAAATTCGGCAAGAAAGTGGACGTACCCGAGGACCGGAAATTTGTAGGCTTTGACGGGTATAAGAAAGCCATTGCCGAAGCCGATGTGCTGCTGATCGCAACCCCGCCGGGTTTCCGTCCTATTCACTTTGAAGAAGCCATCAAGAATAATAAGCACGTATTTATGGAAAAGCCGGTCGCTACCGATTCGCCGGGTATCCGTAAAGTACTTGCCACCGCAGAGGAAGCCAAACGTAAAAAGCTGAACGTTGTGGTAGGCCTCCAGCGTCATTACCAGAACAGCTACCGGGAAACCATGAACCGGCTGCATGACGGCGCCATCGGCGATATCGTAGGCGGCCAGGTATTCTGGAACAGCGGCGGCGTATGGGTTCGCCCAAGGGAAGCCGGTCAAACCGAAATGGAATACCAGATGAGGAACTGGTATTATTTTAACTGGCTCTGCGGCGACCATATTACCGAGCAACACGTTCATAATATCGACATTGCCAACTGGGCGAAAAGAGGCTACCCGGTAAAAGCAGAAGGAACCGGTGGCCGGCTGGTACGTACCGGCAAGGAACATGGCGAGATATTTGATCACCACGTGGTATTGTTTACCTACGAAGACGGAAGCATTATTCACAGTGAATGCCGGCATTTTGAAGGCTGTCATAACAGGGTAGACGAGTCCTTTCAGGGAACCAAGGGCCGGGCATTTTTGTCTGATGGAGGCAATACCGGGAAACTCTGGGACCTGAAAGGCAACGCCGTTTTTGATTATAAGGATAATAACGATCCCAATCCGTATCAGCAGGAACATGACGAGCTTTTTGCGGCTATTTCAGCCGGTGAATTCAAATTTGCCGATGCGGAAAACGCTGCACGCAGCACGATGACCTCTCTCCTGGGACGTGCCGCCACGTATTCAGGCCAGGTGGTCAGCTGGGACGATGCGATCAACTCTGAGATCAGCTTATTGCCGGACGCTTTTACCTGGGATACCAAGCCGAAAGTACTGCCGAACGAAGACGGTTATTATCCCCATGCTATTCCGGGACAAACGCAAGTGATCTGA
- a CDS encoding helix-turn-helix domain-containing protein, with product MADKIYIKNMVCPRCVKVVREELEKLGLPLKEVELGETSFTRELTNEELGRVRGVLEENGFELLEDSKQRLVAHLKTLIIEMVNTGIPEKKSHENNSDYLARKLGHDYNYLSSLFSTAENLTIERYIILQKIERVKELLAYGELSLSEIAYQLDYSSIAHLSSQFKKVTGLSPSHFKKIGEKRKGRLLTT from the coding sequence ATGGCAGATAAAATATACATTAAAAACATGGTCTGTCCCCGCTGTGTAAAAGTGGTCAGGGAGGAGTTGGAAAAGCTGGGGTTGCCGCTGAAGGAAGTGGAACTTGGTGAAACCAGTTTCACCAGGGAGCTTACCAACGAAGAGCTGGGCCGCGTCAGGGGCGTCCTGGAAGAAAATGGGTTTGAACTGCTGGAAGACAGCAAACAGCGCCTGGTGGCCCACTTGAAAACGCTCATTATAGAAATGGTAAATACCGGCATTCCGGAAAAGAAATCTCATGAAAATAATTCAGATTACCTTGCCAGGAAGCTGGGCCATGATTACAATTACCTGAGCAGCTTGTTTTCCACCGCCGAAAACCTTACCATTGAAAGATACATTATTCTTCAAAAAATTGAGCGGGTAAAGGAATTGCTGGCGTACGGAGAACTTTCCCTCAGTGAAATAGCCTACCAGCTGGACTACAGCAGCATCGCCCATCTTTCATCCCAATTCAAAAAGGTAACCGGGCTTAGCCCCAGCCATTTTAAGAAAATAGGTGAAAAAAGAAAAGGCCGCCTGCTGACGACCTGA
- a CDS encoding LamG domain-containing protein produces the protein MISLKKRAMKALAAAALMVLAAGCDKKLEDDKPDFSSNLIHYFPFSGNGVDDVSGQEFDMHGITYLSDRKGTENSSAFFNGFSGWMDISVGLKEKAGTLSFWIYPCLCKENNPLFVKKSVESDPYFGKYYVGYSEEGRIEAMCNGKWNVETDIVIQANQWYNVVLRWDDASGIVDIFVNGKKKLSKEYTVDASALPDDATPAYLGKILHKPEEGGAVETVYYKGKLDDVRLYNIWLPYEEIEALYTE, from the coding sequence ATGATCTCTTTGAAAAAACGGGCCATGAAAGCCCTTGCAGCTGCTGCATTAATGGTTTTGGCTGCCGGATGTGACAAAAAGCTGGAAGATGACAAACCTGATTTCAGTAGCAACCTGATACACTATTTCCCGTTCTCGGGTAACGGGGTAGATGACGTATCGGGCCAGGAATTTGACATGCACGGGATCACCTATCTTTCCGACCGCAAAGGCACAGAGAATTCTTCCGCCTTTTTTAACGGGTTCAGCGGCTGGATGGATATCAGCGTTGGCCTCAAAGAAAAAGCAGGTACGCTCTCTTTCTGGATCTACCCCTGCCTGTGTAAGGAGAACAATCCGCTTTTCGTAAAGAAGTCCGTAGAAAGCGATCCTTATTTTGGAAAGTACTACGTAGGATATAGCGAAGAGGGGAGGATTGAAGCAATGTGCAATGGAAAATGGAACGTAGAAACGGATATTGTTATTCAGGCTAACCAGTGGTATAATGTGGTGCTGCGCTGGGACGATGCTTCCGGCATCGTGGATATTTTCGTTAATGGTAAGAAAAAGCTCTCTAAGGAATATACAGTGGATGCTTCTGCACTCCCGGATGATGCGACCCCTGCTTACCTGGGCAAAATCCTTCATAAACCGGAAGAAGGTGGTGCCGTTGAGACCGTTTATTACAAAGGTAAACTGGATGACGTACGTCTTTACAATATCTGGCTTCCTTACGAAGAAATAGAAGCCCTTTATACAGAATAA
- a CDS encoding ABC transporter ATP-binding protein: MKRIASKIDRNKAVISIRGLEKSFGDLDVLKNINMDLHQGENLVVLGRSGTGKSVLIKIISGLLKPDTGQVTVLGREVDRLSTAELRELRQKIGFSFQHSALYDSMTVRENLEFPLVRNMRHLKRKQIKQAIEEVLEAVGLSQAINQMPSELSGGQKKRIGIARTLIMKPEIMLYDEPTAGLDPITCTAINALINEVQKRYNTSSIIITHDLTCAKSTGDRIVMLLDGKFQREGTFEEVFDTTDERVKPFYDYNFTE; the protein is encoded by the coding sequence ATGAAAAGAATCGCCTCTAAAATAGACCGGAACAAGGCCGTGATCTCCATCAGGGGGCTGGAAAAGTCTTTTGGGGACCTGGACGTACTCAAAAATATCAATATGGACCTTCACCAGGGCGAGAACCTGGTAGTACTCGGTCGCTCAGGTACCGGAAAATCAGTACTGATCAAAATCATCTCCGGTTTATTAAAACCCGACACTGGGCAGGTAACCGTATTAGGCCGGGAGGTTGACCGGCTTAGCACCGCGGAGCTGAGGGAACTGCGGCAGAAGATCGGTTTTTCCTTCCAGCACAGCGCACTTTATGACAGCATGACCGTGCGGGAAAACCTGGAGTTCCCCTTGGTAAGGAATATGCGCCACCTGAAGCGGAAACAAATCAAACAGGCCATAGAAGAAGTGCTGGAAGCAGTAGGATTGTCCCAGGCAATCAACCAGATGCCTTCCGAGCTTTCGGGCGGACAGAAAAAAAGGATTGGTATCGCGCGTACCCTGATCATGAAACCGGAAATCATGCTGTATGACGAGCCCACGGCGGGCCTTGATCCAATTACCTGCACGGCTATCAATGCCCTGATCAACGAAGTACAGAAACGGTACAATACCAGTTCCATCATTATTACGCATGACCTCACCTGCGCCAAGTCCACCGGCGACCGTATTGTTATGCTCCTGGACGGAAAATTCCAGCGTGAAGGAACATTTGAAGAAGTATTTGATACAACGGACGAAAGAGTAAAGCCCTTTTACGATTATAACTTTACAGAATAA
- a CDS encoding helix-turn-helix domain-containing protein, with protein sequence MDLHYGQIVERVIRRNGYSISELSRLTHVNRRSVYNWFNQQHLKPEIIFRIGCALKHDFSVEFPHLFSKEDFKSIYDTSDAEKSQEAAGNSGNDSWKDKYIHLLEQYNNLLLNHLKKNREL encoded by the coding sequence ATGGATCTACATTATGGACAAATAGTTGAAAGGGTCATCAGGAGAAACGGTTACAGCATCAGCGAACTGTCGCGGTTAACCCATGTGAACAGAAGGTCGGTTTACAACTGGTTTAACCAGCAGCACCTGAAGCCGGAGATCATTTTCCGGATCGGCTGCGCATTGAAACACGACTTTTCCGTGGAATTTCCCCATCTTTTTTCCAAAGAAGACTTCAAATCAATTTATGATACAAGCGATGCGGAGAAAAGCCAGGAGGCGGCCGGTAACTCCGGCAATGACAGCTGGAAAGATAAGTACATTCATTTGCTGGAGCAGTACAACAACCTCCTGTTGAATCACCTGAAAAAGAACCGGGAATTATAA